A single window of Flagellimonas maritima DNA harbors:
- a CDS encoding SRPBCC family protein codes for MKDVIRKEHFFAHSIKTVWEAISKEEKLSTWFVKADFKAEKGYKYTFSSDDEDCKDIMGEVKHAEPYTLIYSWIVEGTDVETIVKWELTETNDGTKLLLEHSGISNYAKDSAVTFFSNFESGWNKCINDLQSYLPKEAHAR; via the coding sequence ATGAAAGATGTAATCAGAAAAGAGCATTTTTTTGCTCATTCAATCAAAACCGTTTGGGAAGCAATTTCCAAGGAAGAAAAGCTTTCAACGTGGTTTGTGAAAGCAGATTTTAAGGCCGAAAAAGGTTACAAGTACACTTTTTCCAGTGATGATGAAGATTGTAAGGATATCATGGGAGAAGTAAAGCATGCAGAACCGTATACCTTAATTTATTCTTGGATTGTTGAGGGTACTGATGTTGAGACAATCGTGAAATGGGAACTTACAGAAACCAATGATGGAACTAAACTTTTGCTTGAACATTCAGGCATCTCTAATTACGCTAAAGATTCAGCAGTAACTTTTTTCTCAAATTTCGAATCTGGATGGAACAAGTGCATCAACGATCTTCAATCTTATTTGCCAAAAGAAGCCCATGCAAGATAA
- a CDS encoding amidohydrolase gives MGWYANNLDKLGELLDEMPNMSVGIGAIIAELGRQPRSAKRFFIKYQDRILFGKDSWKPEEFPMYFRVLETDDEYFPYYKKYHAFWAMYGLDLPDEVLRKVYYKNALNLIPGIDKSLFGE, from the coding sequence ATGGGCTGGTATGCCAATAATTTGGATAAGCTAGGAGAGCTATTGGATGAAATGCCCAATATGTCCGTAGGTATTGGGGCAATAATAGCGGAACTTGGTAGGCAGCCCAGAAGCGCCAAGCGTTTTTTCATTAAATACCAAGACAGGATACTTTTTGGTAAGGATAGCTGGAAACCAGAAGAGTTCCCAATGTATTTTAGGGTTTTGGAAACAGACGATGAATATTTTCCTTATTACAAGAAGTACCATGCTTTTTGGGCCATGTACGGACTGGATTTACCTGATGAAGTCCTAAGGAAAGTATATTATAAAAATGCGTTAAACTTAATTCCTGGAATTGATAAATCCCTTTTTGGGGAATAA
- a CDS encoding WD40/YVTN/BNR-like repeat-containing protein has translation MKLISKACFLTIFLILFQVSAQQPDSTTYKGLEFRSIGPAFTSGRIADIAIHPKNESIWYVAVGSGGVWKTKNAGTTWKPIFDNESSYSIGCITIDPTNPNTIWVGTGENVGGRHVGFGDGIYVSHNGGKTWENMGLTTSEHISKIIVHPEDSNTIWVASQGPLWNKGGERGFYKSVDGGKTWKRTLGDDEWTGVTDIIMDHTNPDILYAASWDRHRTVAAYMGGGPGSGIHKSTDGGETWSKLTEGIPKSNLGKIGLAISPFDNEIIYAAIELDRKKGGVFISNNQGETWTKQSDAVSGGTGPHYYQELYASPHQEGRLYLMSNTVLISDNHGKTFEKMNEKTKHGDSHAIAFKDSDPDYVLFGTDGGLYESYDLTKTWRYFENLPITQYYKLAVDDTEPFYNIYGGTQDNGSHGGPSQTTNQAGILSSDWWKTLGADGHQSAIEPGNPDITYGEFQEGWLWRIDQTTGETVFIQPQPAMGEPHERFNWDAPILVSPHNPKRLYFASYRVWKSENRGDDWTAISKDLTRNEERLALPIMGRQQSWDNPWDVGAMSNYNTITSLAESPIQEGLIYAGTDDGILQVTEDGGATWTKIMLGTIKGVPDRVFVNDVRADLYDANTVYLVLDNHKEGDFRPFLLKSTDKGRSWNSIKGNLPERLLTWRIVQDHKKKGLLFAATEFGIYFTNNGGSNWVQLQGGLPTIPFRDITIQRREDDLVGASFGRGFYILDDISPLRDFDASKMNESVLFKVKPAYWYIQKSALRGQGNTQFVAKNPPFGATFTYYLPEKLKTLKETRTEREKALNKQKSNISFPGWDALEDEKNQEDSAVILIIKDNEGNVLNSIQGTNKKGFNRVAWNLTYANRSGIPLEVPKSDDDDFFGSPYLATPGTYSVELHKRVDGELQQLSNTQTFQVKPLKEGALPAKPTSEIDAFRGMFQKFQQDLAATNSILEKSIKKTNAMKRALDEAERPSSALYAKINNARTKLLALNRQMKGNPAKNEVGEKTNPSPEDGSFIGFVALGNTYGPTGNHKMAMQRSQNQLNSLKRDLKTIVDDTFPNLEEELKAAGAPWIEGQGLIQD, from the coding sequence ATGAAACTCATTTCAAAAGCTTGCTTTCTTACCATTTTCTTGATTCTTTTTCAAGTATCAGCCCAACAACCCGATTCAACAACCTATAAAGGATTGGAATTTAGAAGTATAGGCCCTGCCTTTACTTCTGGTCGTATTGCTGACATTGCAATTCATCCAAAAAATGAAAGCATTTGGTATGTTGCCGTCGGTTCCGGGGGTGTTTGGAAAACCAAAAATGCGGGGACGACTTGGAAACCGATTTTTGACAATGAATCCAGTTATTCAATAGGTTGTATAACCATTGACCCAACAAATCCAAATACAATCTGGGTAGGGACAGGCGAAAATGTGGGAGGTAGGCATGTAGGCTTTGGAGACGGAATCTATGTAAGCCATAATGGAGGTAAAACATGGGAGAATATGGGACTTACAACTTCCGAACATATTTCTAAAATTATAGTGCACCCTGAGGATTCAAATACAATATGGGTCGCTTCACAAGGTCCACTTTGGAATAAGGGCGGGGAACGTGGTTTCTATAAATCCGTAGACGGTGGGAAAACATGGAAGAGAACCCTGGGGGATGATGAATGGACAGGTGTTACAGATATTATAATGGACCATACAAATCCGGATATTCTATACGCTGCTAGTTGGGACAGGCACCGAACAGTAGCAGCTTATATGGGCGGCGGTCCAGGTTCCGGAATTCATAAAAGTACCGATGGTGGAGAAACTTGGTCAAAACTGACCGAAGGTATTCCAAAATCCAACTTGGGTAAAATTGGATTGGCAATCTCTCCGTTCGATAATGAAATCATTTATGCAGCAATAGAACTGGACCGAAAGAAAGGTGGGGTTTTTATTTCCAATAATCAGGGCGAGACATGGACCAAACAATCTGATGCTGTATCAGGCGGTACAGGACCACACTATTATCAAGAGCTTTATGCTTCGCCACATCAAGAGGGTAGGTTGTATTTAATGAGCAACACTGTTCTGATTTCCGATAATCATGGAAAAACGTTTGAAAAAATGAACGAAAAAACCAAGCATGGCGATAGTCATGCCATCGCTTTTAAGGATTCCGATCCCGATTATGTCCTTTTTGGTACAGATGGCGGTTTGTACGAATCTTATGATTTGACCAAGACTTGGCGATACTTTGAAAATCTTCCGATCACCCAGTATTATAAGCTGGCCGTGGATGATACGGAACCATTTTATAATATATATGGTGGCACACAGGACAATGGGTCCCATGGTGGACCTTCACAAACTACGAACCAAGCAGGAATTTTAAGTTCGGATTGGTGGAAAACCCTTGGAGCAGACGGACATCAATCAGCCATAGAGCCAGGCAACCCAGATATTACGTACGGCGAGTTCCAAGAAGGTTGGCTATGGCGAATTGACCAAACTACTGGCGAAACCGTTTTTATTCAGCCACAACCTGCAATGGGTGAGCCCCATGAGCGTTTCAATTGGGATGCTCCTATTTTGGTAAGCCCTCACAATCCCAAACGGTTGTATTTCGCGTCCTATCGTGTTTGGAAATCAGAGAATAGAGGTGATGATTGGACCGCTATTTCAAAAGACTTGACCAGAAATGAAGAGCGATTGGCTTTACCGATTATGGGAAGACAGCAAAGCTGGGACAACCCTTGGGATGTAGGTGCAATGTCCAATTACAATACCATTACCTCATTGGCAGAATCGCCAATACAAGAAGGACTCATTTATGCGGGAACGGATGATGGAATTCTACAGGTTACCGAAGATGGTGGGGCTACTTGGACCAAGATTATGTTGGGAACTATAAAGGGAGTTCCCGATAGAGTGTTCGTAAACGATGTTAGGGCGGACCTTTACGACGCGAACACAGTTTACTTGGTACTCGATAACCATAAAGAAGGTGATTTTAGACCATTTCTCCTAAAAAGCACTGATAAAGGAAGAAGCTGGAATTCAATAAAGGGTAATCTTCCTGAGCGTTTGCTTACATGGCGTATCGTTCAAGACCACAAGAAGAAAGGGCTTTTATTCGCGGCTACGGAATTTGGAATTTATTTCACCAATAATGGGGGGAGTAATTGGGTGCAACTTCAAGGTGGACTCCCTACAATACCTTTTAGGGATATTACGATACAGAGAAGAGAGGACGATTTAGTGGGTGCGTCATTCGGAAGGGGTTTCTATATTTTGGACGATATATCACCATTGCGGGATTTTGACGCTTCCAAGATGAATGAATCCGTGCTCTTTAAAGTGAAACCTGCATATTGGTACATTCAGAAAAGTGCCCTTCGCGGACAGGGGAATACACAATTCGTAGCAAAAAATCCACCTTTTGGAGCAACATTTACCTATTATTTGCCAGAGAAATTAAAGACCTTAAAAGAAACCAGAACAGAAAGAGAAAAAGCGCTTAACAAACAAAAAAGTAATATTTCTTTTCCTGGTTGGGATGCTTTGGAAGATGAAAAAAATCAAGAAGATTCTGCTGTGATATTGATTATAAAAGATAACGAAGGCAATGTTTTGAATTCCATACAAGGGACCAACAAGAAAGGATTCAATCGTGTTGCTTGGAACTTAACGTATGCCAATAGGTCCGGAATACCTTTGGAAGTGCCAAAAAGCGATGATGATGATTTTTTTGGATCCCCTTATTTGGCAACTCCAGGAACATATTCGGTTGAGTTGCATAAACGTGTTGATGGAGAGTTACAACAACTTTCCAATACCCAGACTTTTCAGGTAAAACCCTTAAAGGAAGGTGCCTTACCCGCTAAACCTACTTCGGAAATCGATGCTTTTCGAGGTATGTTCCAAAAATTTCAACAAGATTTGGCTGCTACAAATTCCATATTGGAAAAAAGTATAAAGAAAACAAATGCCATGAAACGTGCTTTGGATGAAGCCGAAAGACCATCTTCGGCACTATATGCCAAAATCAATAACGCCAGAACAAAACTTTTGGCACTGAACAGACAAATGAAGGGCAATCCTGCCAAAAATGAGGTAGGGGAGAAGACAAACCCCTCTCCAGAAGATGGCAGTTTTATAGGCTTTGTAGCACTGGGAAATACGTACGGCCCAACAGGAAACCACAAAATGGCAATGCAAAGATCACAAAATCAGCTGAATAGTTTAAAGAGGGATTTAAAAACAATAGTGGATGATACATTTCCCAATCTGGAAGAAGAGCTAAAGGCTGCTGGGGCTCCGTGGATTGAAGGACAGGGACTGATTCAGGATTAA
- a CDS encoding class I SAM-dependent methyltransferase, producing the protein MNSANNILIVLLFSVIGMQSQYTESDWAERDEWMKTTTLLKMGDVSFGDVVADIGCHEGYLSTRLSSLVGHNGKVYAIDVREDRLEKLRANAKKRNISNIITILGDYDNPKLPTGSLDAVFIIDTYHEMDSYVKILEHVKNALKPNGKLMVLEKLKDKIKGKTRKEQVAAHSLSIDYVRKELKQAGFSIISEINDHGKWEKEQDKQMWMILAEKNKI; encoded by the coding sequence ATGAACTCTGCAAATAATATTTTGATAGTTCTTTTGTTCTCAGTCATTGGGATGCAAAGTCAATATACAGAATCTGATTGGGCAGAACGGGATGAATGGATGAAGACCACTACATTATTGAAAATGGGAGATGTTTCCTTTGGAGATGTGGTTGCAGATATTGGATGCCATGAAGGTTATCTAAGTACCCGTCTATCCAGTTTGGTTGGACATAATGGGAAGGTCTATGCTATAGATGTACGTGAAGATCGGCTGGAAAAATTGAGAGCCAATGCGAAAAAGCGAAATATTTCCAACATAATAACGATATTAGGAGATTATGATAATCCAAAATTGCCTACGGGCAGTTTGGATGCAGTTTTTATCATAGATACTTATCATGAAATGGATTCTTATGTAAAAATCCTTGAGCACGTAAAAAATGCGCTGAAACCTAACGGGAAATTAATGGTTTTAGAAAAATTAAAGGATAAAATAAAGGGAAAAACCAGAAAAGAACAGGTTGCAGCGCATTCGTTATCAATTGATTATGTGAGAAAAGAATTGAAACAAGCAGGGTTTTCTATAATTTCCGAAATCAATGACCACGGGAAATGGGAAAAAGAGCAAGATAAACAGATGTGGATGATTTTAGCAGAAAAAAATAAGATATAA
- a CDS encoding DUF2652 domain-containing protein, producing the protein MSKSLLFIPDISGYTKFIQTTEVEHSQHVISELLEVLVNANTQELKLAEIEGDALFFYKENEIPSQENLLAQVESMFTAFYSHLKMLEKNRICPCNACATASNLQLKVIAHSGNLQHIEVHGNRKPFGEQVIEAHRLLKNSVDSNNYVLISRTLALHVQLSPYYSSKIFRFRQGTDVYDDREVAYIYSLIDPKELNLRTFSEPRKVVFNRNPELMIQKKFPVSAEQLMEYVTNYSFRHQWIEGVDKFEFNANEVTRIGSEHVCVINGKHLDFVTVTKEVSSGSLIYGEYTTSPPPVDELYQFYIFTPIGEESCLLEMELYWKAKSPLKKMMIALVAKRIFQKNLEKALIGLENFVKNQTS; encoded by the coding sequence ATGTCAAAATCGTTATTGTTTATTCCGGATATTTCCGGGTATACTAAATTTATCCAAACCACAGAAGTTGAACATAGCCAGCATGTTATCTCGGAATTATTGGAGGTATTGGTAAATGCAAATACCCAAGAACTAAAACTTGCAGAAATCGAAGGGGATGCGCTTTTCTTTTATAAAGAAAATGAAATCCCGTCTCAAGAGAATTTATTGGCTCAAGTTGAATCTATGTTTACAGCATTCTATAGCCATTTGAAAATGTTGGAAAAGAACAGGATTTGTCCTTGCAATGCCTGCGCAACCGCTAGTAATCTTCAGCTAAAAGTTATAGCTCACAGCGGTAATCTGCAACATATTGAGGTGCATGGAAACCGAAAGCCCTTTGGCGAGCAGGTCATAGAAGCACATAGATTATTAAAAAACTCAGTTGACAGCAATAATTATGTGCTTATCAGCAGGACTCTTGCTTTGCATGTACAGCTTTCACCGTACTATTCCAGCAAAATCTTTCGTTTCAGACAGGGTACAGATGTTTACGATGATAGGGAGGTAGCATATATTTATTCGCTTATTGATCCAAAGGAATTAAACCTCAGGACTTTTTCAGAACCCAGAAAAGTTGTTTTTAACCGAAATCCAGAACTAATGATTCAAAAAAAGTTTCCTGTAAGTGCAGAACAACTAATGGAGTACGTGACAAACTACTCTTTTAGGCATCAATGGATTGAGGGCGTAGATAAATTTGAATTTAATGCGAACGAAGTAACAAGAATAGGTTCCGAGCATGTATGTGTTATTAATGGGAAACATTTAGATTTTGTTACAGTAACCAAAGAGGTAAGCTCCGGGAGCTTAATTTATGGTGAGTATACTACAAGTCCACCACCAGTTGATGAATTATATCAGTTTTATATTTTTACACCAATAGGTGAGGAAAGCTGTTTATTGGAAATGGAACTTTATTGGAAAGCAAAGTCACCTCTCAAAAAGATGATGATAGCATTGGTTGCAAAAAGAATATTCCAAAAAAACTTGGAAAAAGCTCTAATTGGCCTAGAAAATTTCGTGAAAAATCAAACGAGCTAA
- a CDS encoding ArsR/SmtB family transcription factor, producing the protein MQDNITNILKAVADPKRREIFHALVIASSALSITQISGRFEMSRQGVTKHIKTLEQAGLVGITTKGRERFCAADAKPLQKITEWVKFYEKFWDSSLKNLDSFLNEGKS; encoded by the coding sequence ATGCAAGATAATATTACAAATATTTTAAAAGCTGTTGCTGACCCTAAGAGGCGTGAGATTTTTCACGCCTTAGTCATTGCTTCCTCCGCCCTATCCATAACACAGATATCAGGTCGATTTGAAATGAGTCGGCAAGGAGTTACAAAACATATAAAAACTTTGGAGCAGGCAGGGTTAGTGGGCATTACTACTAAAGGAAGGGAACGTTTCTGCGCGGCAGACGCCAAACCTCTACAAAAAATTACGGAGTGGGTTAAATTTTACGAAAAATTCTGGGACAGTTCTTTAAAGAATCTGGATTCTTTCTTAAATGAGGGAAAGTCTTAG
- a CDS encoding DUF3052 domain-containing protein has product MKKSAGYSRTPLAKKLGIKEGHSILVYKEPSHYWSLFEDLPENISVQKKPGTENVDFIHIFCTSIAELHDIAKKYKAALKKDGMLWASWPKGSSKIDTDLKREPVRDHLLSIGLVDIKVAAVDENWSGLKFVYRLKDRK; this is encoded by the coding sequence TTGAAGAAATCTGCTGGCTATTCAAGAACACCTTTAGCAAAAAAACTGGGCATTAAGGAAGGTCATTCAATTCTGGTTTACAAGGAGCCGAGTCATTATTGGAGCCTTTTTGAAGATTTACCGGAAAATATTTCTGTTCAAAAAAAACCAGGAACTGAGAACGTTGATTTTATTCATATTTTTTGTACTTCTATAGCTGAACTCCATGACATTGCAAAAAAATATAAGGCTGCCTTAAAAAAAGATGGTATGCTATGGGCGAGCTGGCCAAAGGGAAGTTCTAAAATTGATACCGATTTAAAGCGCGAACCTGTGCGCGACCATCTTCTCTCAATAGGGCTGGTAGATATAAAAGTGGCTGCAGTGGACGAAAATTGGAGCGGTTTAAAATTTGTTTATCGACTGAAAGATAGAAAGTAA
- a CDS encoding GntR family transcriptional regulator, with the protein MKENRILRNQIRKHLLEQIGQGKLQIGKTINLASLSRETGISVTPIREALSQLEQARIIEAVPNRGFVVSKLRKDEARNLYETIAQLEILALENTSFSEEDVTFLKRQQSRLRQYNSFSNRLTERFEFHRLLVKNCKNLILLQILEDLFARLLFYEHGFKHDIIFLEKVDSQNEAIIQAIEEDNVPTASLILKMNWMTISEFIENQINEN; encoded by the coding sequence ATGAAAGAAAATAGAATTTTGAGAAATCAAATAAGAAAGCATTTATTGGAGCAAATCGGTCAAGGTAAACTACAAATAGGAAAAACAATCAACCTCGCCTCCCTATCTAGAGAAACTGGCATAAGTGTAACTCCGATTCGTGAAGCCTTAAGCCAATTGGAGCAAGCACGTATTATAGAAGCCGTTCCCAATCGTGGTTTTGTAGTTTCTAAACTTCGCAAGGATGAAGCCCGAAACTTATATGAAACGATAGCTCAACTTGAAATCCTGGCCTTGGAAAATACTTCTTTTTCCGAGGAAGATGTTACGTTTCTAAAAAGGCAACAATCCAGATTGCGTCAATACAATTCCTTTTCAAACAGATTGACCGAACGGTTCGAATTTCATCGATTACTGGTGAAAAATTGTAAAAATCTTATTCTACTTCAAATTCTTGAGGATTTGTTTGCCAGATTGCTTTTCTATGAGCATGGTTTTAAACATGACATTATTTTTTTGGAAAAAGTTGATAGCCAAAATGAAGCTATAATACAGGCCATTGAAGAGGATAATGTTCCTACAGCTAGCTTAATTTTAAAGATGAATTGGATGACAATATCGGAGTTTATTGAAAATCAAATCAATGAAAACTAA
- a CDS encoding alpha/beta hydrolase family protein, whose product MTKLSATLYSIILSFTICQNLYSQSEFLVGDALPDAPELTYRGSYGVGVQTVDLIHEDQLNVLSIKNGMGKQYDRPITIEVWYPAIIPDNVEEIEIYTQVLGKNGTEDRPVTPFNFKGRALRNAVIVKDKGKFPLVILSHGYVGSRFLFTYLSENLASKGYVVVSIDHTDSTYKDAAHFTSTLVNRSLDQLFVLNEIERLSNQSSDSFLAEMVDTSNTGLVGYSMGGYGGLNTCGAGYSKEAVAFFKSMTGGSNALDQLAMDNESYRNSIDSRIKAFVALAPWGMTNGVWNEEGLANLKTPTLFVAGSEDDVSGYEDGIKSIYEGTVNSNRYLLTYINARHNVAPNPPVPATMKKGLHIDEYLRYADSVWDMRRINNVNQHFITAFFGIHLKGIDYTKYLNLKPNANTGNWEGFKPRTSIGMELLHSASKSE is encoded by the coding sequence ATGACCAAACTATCTGCTACACTTTACAGTATTATTCTAAGTTTCACCATTTGTCAAAATTTATATTCACAAAGTGAGTTTTTGGTCGGGGATGCGCTACCTGATGCTCCAGAACTCACCTATCGTGGTTCTTATGGGGTGGGAGTCCAAACCGTTGACTTGATACATGAAGATCAATTGAATGTTTTGAGCATAAAGAATGGCATGGGAAAACAATATGACCGTCCTATTACTATAGAAGTTTGGTATCCTGCAATTATTCCTGACAATGTTGAAGAAATAGAAATATACACCCAGGTATTGGGCAAGAACGGTACTGAAGATCGTCCTGTCACACCTTTTAATTTTAAAGGTAGGGCCTTAAGAAATGCAGTTATCGTTAAAGACAAAGGGAAATTCCCTTTGGTCATTCTATCTCATGGTTACGTAGGCTCACGATTTCTGTTTACCTATTTATCTGAAAACTTAGCATCAAAGGGATATGTCGTTGTTTCTATTGATCATACGGATTCTACTTATAAAGATGCAGCTCATTTCACAAGTACTTTGGTCAATAGATCCCTTGATCAATTATTTGTTTTAAACGAAATTGAACGACTCTCCAACCAATCAAGTGATAGTTTTCTCGCTGAAATGGTCGATACCTCAAATACGGGACTGGTAGGTTATTCCATGGGGGGATATGGAGGGCTAAATACCTGTGGTGCAGGATATAGTAAAGAAGCCGTAGCTTTTTTTAAATCAATGACCGGTGGAAGCAATGCGCTGGATCAGCTGGCAATGGATAACGAATCTTATAGAAATTCGATAGATTCAAGAATAAAGGCTTTTGTTGCTCTAGCGCCATGGGGAATGACCAATGGTGTATGGAACGAAGAAGGACTTGCTAATTTAAAAACACCCACGCTGTTTGTAGCGGGTAGTGAGGATGACGTATCCGGATATGAAGATGGAATCAAGTCCATTTACGAAGGTACCGTCAATAGCAATCGTTATTTACTAACCTACATAAACGCAAGGCACAATGTAGCCCCGAACCCTCCAGTACCGGCAACAATGAAAAAGGGATTACATATTGATGAATATTTAAGATATGCTGATTCGGTTTGGGACATGAGAAGAATCAATAATGTCAATCAACATTTTATCACTGCTTTTTTTGGAATTCATTTAAAAGGGATTGATTATACCAAGTACCTCAACCTGAAACCGAATGCAAACACAGGAAATTGGGAAGGATTTAAACCAAGAACCTCTATAGGAATGGAATTGCTGCATTCAGCTTCAAAAAGCGAATAA
- the treF gene encoding alpha,alpha-trehalase TreF, translating into MQKWYFGFCLLYLLLACEESRKPAKEIVLYESQIFKDVQLAAIFKDSKTFVDLVPKIDISELESKYLQEKEKHDFDLKIFVDQNFEDRSMKTLEFETDTTKTMYEHISLMWDKLTRGPDSVIAYSSRIALPNKYVVPGGRFQEIYYWDSYFTIEGLLADGRYDLAKDMVDNFAFLIDSIGFIPNGTRNYYKTRSQPPFFTLMVDALAKKDTSQLKNYLPQLLKEYEFWMDGANIIENGESEQHIVRIQEDVTLNRYWDKGNTPRPEAYKEDMHLANKLQSDSSKAMLYQDLRSAAASGWDFSSRWYTKNGDFGSTKTSNILPIDLNCLLHFMESTIAKAYKFNGNDGAAKEFKSKANNRKKAIEKYFWNEGTGFYHDYNFTLDEMTPELTLAGAFPLYFNLSSTEKAEQVKTVLMDKFLKDGGLVTTLKNSGQQWDAPNGWAPLQWIAVNGLLNYGYEEEAKEVMERWLALNEKVYKNTGKMMEKYNVEDLTLLSGGGEYETQDGFGWTNGVALAFKTMLTDMEVTME; encoded by the coding sequence ATGCAAAAATGGTATTTTGGATTCTGTTTACTTTATCTTCTCCTTGCCTGTGAGGAAAGTAGAAAACCCGCCAAGGAAATTGTTCTTTACGAATCCCAGATTTTTAAAGATGTTCAATTGGCAGCAATTTTTAAGGATTCAAAGACTTTTGTCGATTTAGTTCCCAAAATCGATATCTCTGAACTGGAATCCAAATACCTTCAGGAAAAAGAAAAGCATGATTTTGATTTAAAAATTTTTGTGGATCAGAATTTTGAAGATAGGTCCATGAAAACATTGGAATTTGAAACCGATACCACCAAGACTATGTATGAACACATTAGCTTAATGTGGGATAAATTGACGAGAGGCCCTGACAGTGTTATTGCATACTCATCAAGAATTGCACTCCCCAATAAGTATGTGGTACCTGGCGGTCGTTTTCAGGAAATTTATTATTGGGACAGTTATTTTACTATAGAGGGATTGTTGGCTGATGGCAGATATGATTTGGCCAAGGATATGGTTGACAATTTTGCGTTTTTGATAGATAGTATCGGTTTTATACCAAACGGTACACGAAATTATTATAAAACACGGTCGCAGCCACCTTTTTTTACGCTTATGGTAGATGCTCTTGCCAAAAAAGATACATCTCAGCTTAAAAATTATTTGCCACAGTTATTAAAGGAATATGAATTTTGGATGGATGGTGCGAATATTATCGAAAATGGAGAGAGCGAGCAACATATTGTTCGCATACAAGAAGATGTAACATTAAATCGGTATTGGGACAAAGGTAACACACCTCGCCCCGAAGCTTATAAGGAAGACATGCATTTGGCAAACAAACTACAATCGGATAGCTCAAAAGCAATGCTTTATCAAGATTTAAGGTCGGCTGCAGCATCAGGGTGGGATTTTAGCTCACGATGGTATACTAAAAATGGTGATTTTGGTTCAACAAAAACATCGAATATACTTCCTATTGATTTAAATTGTCTACTACACTTTATGGAATCGACCATCGCCAAAGCATATAAATTCAATGGAAATGATGGGGCGGCCAAAGAATTCAAATCCAAGGCCAATAATAGAAAGAAGGCCATTGAAAAGTACTTCTGGAACGAAGGGACTGGTTTCTATCACGATTATAATTTTACTTTGGATGAAATGACTCCAGAATTGACATTGGCAGGTGCCTTTCCATTATATTTTAATCTATCATCAACTGAGAAAGCAGAACAGGTCAAAACAGTGCTAATGGATAAATTTCTAAAGGATGGTGGTTTGGTAACTACATTGAAAAATTCCGGACAGCAATGGGATGCCCCTAATGGATGGGCACCTTTGCAATGGATTGCAGTAAATGGATTACTTAACTACGGTTATGAAGAAGAAGCAAAGGAGGTTATGGAACGCTGGCTCGCACTCAATGAAAAAGTATATAAAAATACAGGCAAGATGATGGAAAAATATAATGTAGAAGACCTTACGTTACTCTCAGGAGGAGGTGAATATGAAACTCAGGATGGATTTGGTTGGACCAATGGGGTCGCTCTCGCATTCAAAACAATGCTCACTGATATGGAAGTAACGATGGAGTAA